The following coding sequences are from one Bos indicus x Bos taurus breed Angus x Brahman F1 hybrid chromosome 5, Bos_hybrid_MaternalHap_v2.0, whole genome shotgun sequence window:
- the LUM gene encoding lumican, translating to MNLGVFPLLLALIGGASSTYPDYYEYYDFPQALYGRSSPNCAPECNCPESYPSAMYCDELKLKSVPMVPPGIKYLYLRNNQIDHIDDKAFENVTDLQWLILDHNLLENSKIKGKVFSKLKQLKKLHINYNNLTESVGPLPKSLVDLQLTNNKISKLGSFDGLVNLTFIHLQHNQLKEDAVSAALKGLKSLEYLDLSFNQMTKLPSGLPVSLLTLYLDNNKISNIPDEYFKRFSALQYLRLSHNELADSGVPGNSFNVSSLLELDLSYNKLKSIPTVNENLENYYLEVNELEKFDVKSFCKILGPLSYSKIKHLRLDGNHITQTSLPPDMYECLRVANEITVN from the exons ATGAATCTAGGTGTGTTTCCTCTCCTCTTGGCATTAATTGGCGGTGCCAGCAGCACCTATCCTGATTACTATGAGTATTACGATTTCCCCCAAGCACTGTATGGGAGGTCATCACCAAACTGTGCACCAGAATGTAACTGCCCTGAAAGCTATCCATCAGCCATGTACTGTGATGAGCTGAAACTGAAGAGTGTGCCCATGGTGCCTCCTGGAATCAAGTACCTTTACCTTCGGAATAACCAGATTGACCATATTGATGACAAGGCCTTTGAAAACGTAACTGATCTGCAGTGGCTCATTCTCGACCACAACCTTCTAGAAAATTCcaagataaaaggaaaagtgtTCTCTAAATTGAAGCAATTGAAGAAGCTGCACATAAATTACAACAATCTGACAGAATCTGTGGGCCCACTTCCCAAATCTCTGGTGGACCTGCAGCTCACTAACAACAAGATCTCTAAGCTTGGCTCCTTTGATGGACTGGTTAACCTGACCTTCATCCACCTTCAGCACAATCagctgaaagaggatgctgtttcAGCTGCTTTGAAAGGTCTGAAGTCACTCGAATACCTTGACTTGAGCTTCAATCAGATGACCAAACTACCTTCTGGTCTCCCAGTGTCTCTTCTAACTCTTTACTTAGACAACAACAAGATTAGCAACATCCCTGACGAGTATTTCAAGCGTTTCAGTGCATTGCAGTATCTGCGTTTGTCTCATAATGAACTGGCTGATAGTGGAGTTCCTGGAAATTCTTTTAATGTATCATCTTTGTTGGAGCTGGATCTCTCCTATAATAAGCTGAAAAGCATACCGACAGTCAATGAAAACCTTGAAAACTATTACCTGGAGGTCAATGAACTTGAAA agtttgatGTGAAGAGCTTCTGTAAGATCCTGGGACCCCTATCCTACTCCAAGATCAAACATTTGCGTTTGGATGGCAATCACATCACTCAAACTAGCCTGCCACCTGATATGTACGAATGTCTACGTGTCGCGAATGAGATCACTGTTAATTAA